In Crassostrea angulata isolate pt1a10 chromosome 4, ASM2561291v2, whole genome shotgun sequence, one genomic interval encodes:
- the LOC128181080 gene encoding uncharacterized protein LOC128181080, protein MFILQVTTESDSPPSTSVGRGRGRGRGRGQGRGRGTRRGRRVFHARQLEEREEENLQQLHLECSQKATELIDQLSAEEAKELLNEMSSITPSVVLEVSDILTRRRNQEMGPPPQPSPDREVPGWCVCNNCMQMNTAIERVCCEMRPELCISLRPEMNLLILDPFTLHLQQRFRNDIFAREAHTPQDINKSLRHSAYRQYILWVHGRLHREDRRVVPSCCVKAIRRRFPDPNGQYKGFVPAFGVGW, encoded by the exons atgtttatactTCAGGTGACAACAGAATCAGATTCGCCCCCCTCAACATCAGTAGGAAGAGGAAGGGGAAGAGGAAGAGGTCGAGGTCAAGGAAGAGGTCGAGGCACCAGAAGAGGCAGGCGTGTGTTCCATGCAAGGCAACTGGAGGAAAGAGAAGAGGAAAATCTCCAACAGCTTCACTTGGAGTGTAGCCAAAAGGCCACT GAACTTATTGATCAACTTTCTGCGGAGGAAGCAAAAGAACTGTTGAATGAAATGAGTTCCATCACCCCATCAGTTGTCCTTGAGGTCAGTGATATACTGACAAGGAGGAGAAATCAAGAAATGGGTCCACCACCACAACCTTCACCTGACAGAGAAGTCCCAGGCTGGTGTGTTTGCAACAACTGCATGCAGATGAATACAGCAATAGAAAGGGTGTGCTGCGAAATGAGACCAGAGCTGTGCATCAGCCTGAGGCCT GAAATGAATCTGTTGATACTTGATCCGTTCACGCTTCATCTTCAACAAAGATTTAGAAATGACATTTTTGCTCGAGAGGCTCACACCCCCCAAGATATCAACAAATCATTGAGACACAGTGCATATAGGCAGTACATTCTGTGGGTTCATGGACGTCTCCATCGAGAGGACAGGAGAGTTGTACCTTCCTGTTGTGTGAAGGCCATACGAAGGCGGTTCCCTGATCCCAATGGCCAGTACAAGGGATTTGTGCCTGCTTTTGGTGTAGGATGGTGA
- the LOC128182570 gene encoding uncharacterized protein LOC128182570 isoform X2 encodes MVQPVVLKKRHSLKGLTLLPVIRKVKDGRLENVKELARISVGKRTEALQLKDIAKAVMEMTGEPMDELLEFAGKDIRDYDAAKLLLHYCVLAANERGQPKGQVLQDDEAGPSTSGAPAERQNQTEDNTVENEATPVKRRKTIDDMERRLLMLEKLEKEDVSKVESVDVQVLDERLKELDARRSSSLDSKRQDCLKREITEFLVRMSGRELTSCTPDDIRRFLVWKDQCGKSQVHKIDCRFLGNKGLFDCNCPVRLASGTVSLMINRLVNIFHEMGCERSWNMALGLGNPAASSQVKDYLKIIQEEQARAHLVPKQAKPIFLTKVKAIVGYIGGRLSMSSVSVRERYILLRDNDQAWFKLQFFAGDRAGDLANLVAQEVKWLRDYSGFVFNHTFGKTLRGGKRRSNMFVVKRCDDKVICPVVGIQDFVSGCKDLGVDLSCGYLFRVVTEDARVLDQPVSYSVVYDRLRVYLRKLGVDEGETPHSFRAGCAVALAMSGSVSEVGQIMRHVGWFGEGSAEYYSRLPALVESDFVAGRLATSVKDAGMMEEKYRECMQYDSLDSAFVESE; translated from the exons atGGTTCAGCCGGTAGTTTTAAAGAAGAGACATAGTCTGAAGGGGCTGACTCTGTTACCTGTAATCAGGAAAGTAAAGGATGGGCGGTTAGAAAATGTTAAGGAGCTGGCGCGGATAAGCGTCGGGAAGCGCACGGAGGCGCTGCAGTTGAAGGATATCGCCAAAGCGGTGATGGAGATGACGGGGGAACCCATGGACGAGTTGTTGGAGTTCGCAG GGAAAGATATTCGAGATTATGATGCAGCAAAGTTACTGTTGCACTATTGTGTACTAGCAGCGAATGAAAGGGGACAGCCCAAAGGGCAGGTGTTGCAAGATGATGAAGCGGGTCCGAGTACGTCTGGTGCACCTGCAGAGAGGCAGAATCAGACTGAAGACAATACTGTGGAG AATGAGGCCACCCCAGTGAAAAGGAGAAAGACGATTGATGACATGGAAAGGAGACTGCTGATGCTTGAGAAGTTGGAGAAGGAGGATGTTTCGAAG GTAGAGAGTGTCGATGTTCAAGTCTTGGATGAGAGGTTAAAGGAGTTAGATGCAAGGAGGTCTTCTTCACTGGATTCAAAGAGGCAGGATTGTTTAAAAAGGGAAATTACCGAATTTCTTGTGAGGATGTCTGGTCGAGAATTGACAAGTTGTACACCTGATGACATTAGGCGATTTTTGGTATGGAAGGATCAGTGCGGTAAAAGTCAAGTTCATAAGATAGACTGTCGTTTTTTAGGAAACAAGGGATTATTTGACTGTAATTGTCCAGTACGTCTGGCTTCTGGTACTGTCTCattaatgataaatagattagtgaacatttttcatgagaTGGGATGTGAAAGATCGTGGAACATGGCTCTTGGATTAGGGAATCCGGCTGCATCAAGTCAAGTGAAagattatttgaaaattatacaaGAGGAGCAAGCTAGAGCCCATTTGGTACCAAAACAGGCTAAACCCATCTTTTTGACCAAGGTTAAGGCTATTGTTGGCTATATAGGGGGTCGATTAAGCATGAGTTCTGTGTCAGTTAGGGAGAGGTATATCTTATTGAGAGATAATG ACCAGGCTTGGTTCAAATTGCAGTTTTTTGCTGGAGATAGGGCAGGAGATCTTGCAAATTTGGTGGCTCAAGAAGTTAAGTGGCTTAGAGATTATTCAGGTTTTGTGTTTAATCACACTTTTGGAAAGACTCTTCGAGGAGGTAAAAGGAGGAGTAATATGTTTGTTGTAAAGAGGTGTGATGATAAGGTTATTTGTCCTGTAGTAGGAATACAAGATTTTGTTTCAGGATGTAAAGACTTGGGAGTTGATCTGTCTTGTGGCTATCTCTTTCGAGTTGTTACAGAGGATGCACGGGTTTTAGATCAGCCTGTTTCCTATTCAGTTGTTTATGATAGGTTGCGTGTGTATTTGCGGAAACTTGGTGTTGATGAAGGTGAGACTCCACACAGTTTCCGGGCAGGTTGTGCTGTTGCGTTGGCTATGTCAGGCTCAGTGAGTGAGGTGGGTCAGATAATGAGACATGTTGGTTGGTTTGGGGAAGGGAGTGCCGAGTATTATAGTAGACTTCCAGCCTTGGTAGAATCAGATTTTGTAGCTGGAAGATTGGCAACAAGTGTAAAAGATGCGGGAATGATGGAAGAGAAGTATCGAGAGTGCATGCAGTATGATAGTCTTGATTCGGCTTTTGTAGAGAGTGAGTGA
- the LOC128182570 gene encoding uncharacterized protein LOC128182570 isoform X1: MVQPVVLKKRHSLKGLTLLPVIRKVKDGRLENVKELARISVGKRTEALQLKDIAKAVMEMTGEPMDELLEFAGKDIRDYDAAKLLLHYCVLAANERGQPKGQVLQDDEAGPSTSGAPAERQNQTEDNTVENEATPVKRRKTIDDMERRLLMLEKLEKEDVSKVKERVKALAAQQDPSEPLILITLDELARLSRKLGDKDMEVYEELYRQCGRLQGKVNIANLCLTVLGGQGADLVSKAVNKCIKEGQNLGSKCEGVKMRGEMEQDQGSKGSNSPLAGLYPMYSTPLLGAPGFQPYPFHPFSNFGNYSRPRGYRPMGGMGRRNASRLACHFCDSTQHLVKDCELMKAARRK; encoded by the exons atGGTTCAGCCGGTAGTTTTAAAGAAGAGACATAGTCTGAAGGGGCTGACTCTGTTACCTGTAATCAGGAAAGTAAAGGATGGGCGGTTAGAAAATGTTAAGGAGCTGGCGCGGATAAGCGTCGGGAAGCGCACGGAGGCGCTGCAGTTGAAGGATATCGCCAAAGCGGTGATGGAGATGACGGGGGAACCCATGGACGAGTTGTTGGAGTTCGCAG GGAAAGATATTCGAGATTATGATGCAGCAAAGTTACTGTTGCACTATTGTGTACTAGCAGCGAATGAAAGGGGACAGCCCAAAGGGCAGGTGTTGCAAGATGATGAAGCGGGTCCGAGTACGTCTGGTGCACCTGCAGAGAGGCAGAATCAGACTGAAGACAATACTGTGGAG AATGAGGCCACCCCAGTGAAAAGGAGAAAGACGATTGATGACATGGAAAGGAGACTGCTGATGCTTGAGAAGTTGGAGAAGGAGGATGTTTCGAAGGTGAAGGAGAGGGTTAAAGCTTTAGCTGCTCAGCAGGACCCTAGTGAACCTCTGATATTAATAACTCTTGATGAATTAGCTCGCTTAAGTAGAAAGTTGGGGGATAAAGATATGGAAGTATATGAAGAATTGTATAGGCAGTGTGGTCGTCTGCAGGGGAAAGTGAATATCGCGAATTTATGTCTTACAGTTCTAGGGGGGCAGGGAGCTGATCTGGTGTCAAAAGCAgttaataaatgtattaaagaaGGACAAAACTTGGGGTCTAAATGTGAGGGTGTGAAGATGAGGGGTGAGATGGAACAAGATCAAGGTTCTAAAGGTTCAAACTCTCCATTAGCTGGACTGTACCCTATGTATTCAACGCCTCTTCTTGGTGCCCCTGGTTTTCAGCCTTATCCATTTCATCCATTTTCAAACTTTGGTAATTATTCAAGGCCGCGGGGTTACAGACCAATGGGAGGTATGGGAAGAAGGAATGCTAGTAGGTTAGCTTGTCATTTTTGTGATTCGACACAACATCTAGTTAAAGATTGTGAGTTGATGAAGGCTGCTAGGAGAAAGTGA